The following is a genomic window from Micromonospora cathayae.
CACCTGCGGCAACGCGTACGTCGTGGGCGGCCCGGTGCTGGTGCAGGTGCCGACCGCCGCTGACAGCGAGACGCTGACAGCGGGCAGGGATGCGGTATCTACTGCTTCCGACCGAACTCGGTGTAGCACGGTTGGTTCTCATCGAGCGCGTCGAGAGCCGCCCTGATCCTGCGTGCCATGGACGGGCGCAGAAGAGGCACGGCATCGTCAAAGGCCAGGAACCGTAGACCTCTGAGTTCAGGATCGGTCGGCTGGAGAGCTGCGGCCGACCGCTCATCGAGTTGTCCGCCGTCGAAGACGAACATCACACCGTCGGGCCACACACCGTGAGCTGGCACCCAGTCGACCACCAGCAAGCGTCCGATGTCCAGGTCCAGGCCGATCTCCTCCTGCACTTCCCGGCGGCATGCGGCAAGCGGCGACTCGTCGGCCTCGGCCATTCCTCCAGGGATGTCGAGGAGAGGTTTGTAACCGGGCACCACGAACAGCACCCGGCCGGCATGATCTCGGATGAGCGCCCCGCCGGCTACCCGCTTGCGGG
Proteins encoded in this region:
- a CDS encoding NUDIX domain-containing protein, whose amino-acid sequence is MTLAEDLFAEGEPEREFDPGIAGRLPRKRVAGGALIRDHAGRVLFVVPGYKPLLDIPGGMAEADESPLAACRREVQEEIGLDLDIGRLLVVDWVPAHGVWPDGVMFVFDGGQLDERSAAALQPTDPELRGLRFLAFDDAVPLLRPSMARRIRAALDALDENQPCYTEFGRKQ